In the genome of Streptomyces sp. SAI-127, the window GCTCGGCGAGTTCGAAGTGGGTGCCGTCGAGCGAGTCGATCGCCTGGTCCATCAGGCCCTGGAGCCAGTCGCGGACCTCGTCGACTCCCTCGATGTGCTTGCCGTGCTCGTCGAGGTGGGCGAGCGCCACCCAGGGCGTCCCGGCGCCGGGCAGGATCTTCTCCGCCTCCCGCTTCATCTCGGCGAGCAGCCGGTGGTACTCGGACCAGCCGTACGCGTACGCCTCGTCCAGATCGAGGTCCGTGCCGTTGAAGTAGCGCGCCCAGCGGGCGTACCGCTCCCGGCCCACCGTGTTCGAGGCGCCCTCGATCGTCGGCGCGTACACCTCCCGCATCCAGTCGCGCAACTCCACCACGGAGGCGGTCGCGGCGCGGGCGGCCTCGTCCAGCTCCGCCCGCAGCGCCTCGGGGCCCGCCGAGACGAAGTCCTCGAACCAGCCACGGCCGTTGCCATCGGTGTCCGCCCACTCGGTGAGCTGCTCGACGAAGGTGGCGGTCGGACGCGGCGCCGCGTACAGCTTGCGCTCCAGACCGAGCGCGAGGGACTCGCGGTAGCCCGCGTACGCCGTCGGTACCGACCGCAGCCGCTCCGCGATCGCCGCCCAGTCCTCCTCCGTCTCCGTCGGGGTGACGGAGAAGACCTCGCGGATCGAGTGGGCGGGCGTGGCCATGTTGCCGACCGCGCGCAGACCCTCGTCGGCCTCGTGCACGGCGAGTTCGGCCGTCAGGCGCTCCCGCAGCAGCCGGCCGCACCGGCGCTCGATGTCAGTGTCCGCGCCGGGCTGCCGCTCGGCCTCGTCGAGCTTCGCGAGCGTGGCCCGCTGAAGCTCCGCGAGCGCCTCCTGGCCCGCCGGCGAGGTATCGGGAAGCTTGCTCGAACTCTCCTTCACACCCAGATAGGTGCCGGTGATCGGATCGAGGGCGATGAGCTCGTCGACGTAGGCGTCGGCGACCTGACGGGGCAGCGGGCTCTGAATCTCAGACATGCGGTCCATCCTCATACGGAGACCTCGCGGGAGTCACCCCGATTCCGCTGTCGGCGTGGCAGGCGGCAGGAGGGGTCCGCACTCCCACTGCTGGAAGATCAACCGGGTCTCCACCCTGGCCACCTCACGCCGGGACGTGAACTCGTCCAGCACCAGCCGCTGCAGATCCGTCATGTCCGCCACGGCCACATGCACGAGATAGTCGTCGGGGCCGGTCAGGTGGAAGACGGTCCGCGACTCGGGCAGCGCCCTGATGCGCTCCACGAACGGTCCCACCAGCTCCCGCCGATGCGGCCTGACCTGCACCGACAGCAGCGCCTCGAGGCCCCGGCCGAGCTTTCCCGGATCCAGCCGCAGCTGATGACCGAGGATGACGCCCGAGCGGCGGAGCCGGGTCACCCGGTCCAGACAGGTCGACGGCGCGACACCGACCTGCGCGGCGAGGTCGCGGTAGGTGGTCCGGGCGTCGTTCTGCAACAGCCGCAGCAGATGCAGGTCCACCGGGTCCAGTACGACAGATTCGGCCATCGGCCGAACGTAGCACGGGGTGCGGCACGAGAACGCCGGTCGGTGTTCACCCTTGCGGGCATGGACTCAGCGCGCACCGCCACCGCCTCCCGTACGCCGCTCAGAGCACTGGCCACCGAGGCCGTCCACGCCGGCCGCGACGACCTCGCCCGGCAGGGACTGCACGCCCCGCCCATCGACCTGTCGACGACCTACCCGTCCTACGACAGCCGCGGCGAGGCGGCCCGCATCGACGCCTTCGCGGCGACCGGCGCCGAGCCGGACGGCCCGCCCGTCTACGGACGCCTCGGCAACCCCACCGTCGCCCGCTTCGAGACCGCCCTGGCCCGGCTGGAGAAGACCGAGGCCGCGGTCGCCTTCGCCAGCGGCATGGCCGCGCTCACGGCCGTCCTTCTCGTACGGGGTTCCCTGGGCCTGCGCCACGTCGTCGCCGTACGCCCTCTGTACGGCTGCAGTGACCACCTCCTGACCGCGGGACTCCTCGGCACGGAGGTCACCTGGACCGACCCGGCGGGGGTCGCCGACGCCCTGCGCCCGGACACGGGCCTGGTCCTGGTCGAGTCCCCGGCCAACCCCACCCTCGCCGAGATCGACCTGCGGGCCCTGGCCCACTCCTGCGGCTCCGTGCCCCTCCTCGCGGACAACACCTTCGCCACGCCGGTGCTCCAGCGCCCCGCGGAACAAGGCGCCCGCCTGGTGCTGCACAGCGCCACCAAGTACCTCGGCGGCCACGGGGACGTGATGGCGGGCGTGGTGGCCTGCGACGAGGAGTTCGCCGGGCACCTGCGCCAGGTCCGCTTCGCGACGGGCGGCGTCCTGCACCCCCTCGCCGGCTACCTGCTGCTGCGAGGGCTGGCGACGCTTCCCGTACGGGTGCGGGCGGCCTCCGCGAACGCCGCCGAACTCGCCCACCGCCTGGCAGCCGACCCCCGCGTCACCAAAGTCCACTACCCGCGCATCGGCGGCGCGATGATCGCCTTCGAGGTCGACGGCGACCCGCACGGGGTGATCGAGCGGGTCCGCCTGATCACCCCGGCGGTGAGCCTGGGCAGCGTGGACACCCTCATCCAGCACCCGGCGTCGATCAGCCACCGCATCGTGGACGCGCAGGACCGCAGGGGCGCGGGCGTGAGTGACCGACTGCTCCGTCTGTCGGTGGGCCTGGAGGACGTGGAGGACCTGTGGACGGATCTGGACACAGCACTGGAGCGTCCGGTCAGGGGCGCGGGCCTGTATTGACCTGTGGCTCCGCGGCTCCCATGGCGGGCTCCGGCTCTCCCTGCGGAGCGATACGCGCGGTGATCACCAGGGTC includes:
- a CDS encoding DUF885 domain-containing protein produces the protein MSEIQSPLPRQVADAYVDELIALDPITGTYLGVKESSSKLPDTSPAGQEALAELQRATLAKLDEAERQPGADTDIERRCGRLLRERLTAELAVHEADEGLRAVGNMATPAHSIREVFSVTPTETEEDWAAIAERLRSVPTAYAGYRESLALGLERKLYAAPRPTATFVEQLTEWADTDGNGRGWFEDFVSAGPEALRAELDEAARAATASVVELRDWMREVYAPTIEGASNTVGRERYARWARYFNGTDLDLDEAYAYGWSEYHRLLAEMKREAEKILPGAGTPWVALAHLDEHGKHIEGVDEVRDWLQGLMDQAIDSLDGTHFELAERVRKVESCIAPPGGAAAPYYTPPSEDFSRPGRTWLPTMGQTRFPVYDLVSTWYHEGVPGHHLQLAQWAHVAENLSRYQAAVGGVSANAEGWALYAERLMDELGFLTDPEQRLGYLDAQMMRAARVIVDIGMHLELEIPAGSPFHPGERWTPELAQEFFGAHSSRPADFVESELTRYLTIPGQAIGYKLGERAWLLGREKARERHGDAFDLKAWHMAALSQGSLGLDDLVDELARL
- a CDS encoding Lrp/AsnC family transcriptional regulator is translated as MAESVVLDPVDLHLLRLLQNDARTTYRDLAAQVGVAPSTCLDRVTRLRRSGVILGHQLRLDPGKLGRGLEALLSVQVRPHRRELVGPFVERIRALPESRTVFHLTGPDDYLVHVAVADMTDLQRLVLDEFTSRREVARVETRLIFQQWECGPLLPPATPTAESG
- a CDS encoding PLP-dependent transferase, whose amino-acid sequence is MDSARTATASRTPLRALATEAVHAGRDDLARQGLHAPPIDLSTTYPSYDSRGEAARIDAFAATGAEPDGPPVYGRLGNPTVARFETALARLEKTEAAVAFASGMAALTAVLLVRGSLGLRHVVAVRPLYGCSDHLLTAGLLGTEVTWTDPAGVADALRPDTGLVLVESPANPTLAEIDLRALAHSCGSVPLLADNTFATPVLQRPAEQGARLVLHSATKYLGGHGDVMAGVVACDEEFAGHLRQVRFATGGVLHPLAGYLLLRGLATLPVRVRAASANAAELAHRLAADPRVTKVHYPRIGGAMIAFEVDGDPHGVIERVRLITPAVSLGSVDTLIQHPASISHRIVDAQDRRGAGVSDRLLRLSVGLEDVEDLWTDLDTALERPVRGAGLY